The genomic region TCCCTTCCAAATTCCAAGCAGTTTTTTGGGAAGAACTTGGGAAACTGCTgagtttttttcagcagagcagaatCCAGTCTATGACCCAACCCCTTCCATGACCCAACCCCTTCCATGACCCAACCCCCTTCTAtgacccaacccattccatgaccCAACCCCTTCTAtgacccaacccattccatgaccCATCCCCTTCTATGACCCAACCCCTTCTAtgacccaacccattccatgacccaacccattccatgacccaacccattccatgaccCAACTCCTTCTAtgacccaacccattccatgaccCAACCCCTTCTAtgacccaacccattctataaCCCAACCCCTTCTATGACCCAACCCCTTCTATGACCCAACTTCTATGACCCCAACCCCTTCTATGaccaacccattccatgacccaacccattctataaCCCAACTCCTTCTATGACCCAACTCCTTCTATGACCCAACCCCTTCTATGACCCAACTTCTAtgacccaacccattccatgaccCAACCCCTTCTAtgacccaacccattccatgaccCAACCCCTTCTATGACCCAACTCCTTGTAtgacccaacccattctataaCCCAACTCCTTCTATGACCCAATTTCTATGACCCAACTCCTTCTATGACCCAACTTCTATGACCCAACTCCTTCTATGACCCAATTTCTATGACCCAACTCCTTCTATGACCCAACTTCTAtgacccaacccattccatgacccaacccattccatgacccaacccattctataaCCCAACTCCTTCTATGACCCAACTCCTTCTATGACCCAACCCTTCTATGACCCAACTTCTAtgacccaacccattccatgacccaacccattccatgaccCAACCCCATTCTAGGACTCCAcgattttgggttttttgggttcttACTCCCCCTCTCAACCTCCCAAGCAGGGTTGTCACCTGTAGACCAGGATGTCGTCGGCGGAACTGTTGTACTGGATCTGGTACATTCGGATCCCGGGGAGGTGCTGCTGAGAAGGCCACTGGATGAGGGCAGAGGATGAGGTCAGctcagccaccaccacccccttcTCCTGCTGAGCCTTGGTCTCGTTTGGGAAGCTGGACTTGGCAGAGATGAGGATGTCGGAGGGGCCGGGCTCCCCCTCCTTCTCGCAGTTGGTGCTGTTGGCAAGGTTGGGGTAGGGGGCAACCAGGAGCTCCACCGGAGCCGTCGACTCCCCCGCCGCGTTGGACGCGATGCAGGTGAAGGTCCCTTTGTCACCCAGAGAAGTCACCAAAATATCCAAGGTCCCGTTCTCAAAAGAAACCGTCCTGGAGGTGTTGGAGACCAACTTCCCGTCGGGGGAGATCCAGCGGACGTAGGGATCGGGATCTCCGACCGCTTTGCACTTCAGGGAGATGCTTTGGCCTTCGGTCGCCGTCAGCTTGGGGGTGCGGTGGGTGATCATGGGGGGCTCGCAGACAAACTCCTCCTCTTTGATGGACCAGAAGTATTTCCCCATCAGCTCGGGGGGGGAGGCGCAGGTCTCCAGGTCGTCCTCCCTGGTGAGGCGCCTCAGCCACACCAGCTCACAGTTGCAGTGCAGAGGGTTCCCCCCGAAGCTCAGCAccagggaggagatgggggatCCTTTGGACTTGGCGTAGACGGGGATCCTGGAGAACAAAGGGTCTGGGGGGATCTTCTTCAGCTTGTTGGAGGTCATGTCGAGCCGGGCGAGTTTGTGGAGGTTGGAGAAGATCCCCTCGGGCACGAACTCGATGAGGTTGTGATCCAGGCTGACCGTGTTGACGTTGGTCAGCTTGGCGATGGTTTCCCACGGGACGTTGACCAGGTTGTTGTAGGAGAGGTCCAGGTCCTCGATGGTCTCGATGAAGTCATCCAAGGCCCCCGGGGAGATGTAATTTAATTGGTTGTTGCTGAGTATCAAGTGCCGGAGGTTAATCAGACCTTTGAAGTGGTCTTCGTTGATGTGGGTCAGTCTGTTGCTGTCCAAGTGCAAGGCGTGGAGGCCCTTGAGGTCAAAAAATGCGTAAGGCATGATTTGACTGATGGTGTTCCTGGAGAGAGTCAAGTGGATGAGGTTGGTCATGTTGGCAAAGTCTTTCCTCCGGAGGGTGGTGATGAAGTTGTCCATGAGCCTCAGCTCCGCCGTCCTCCGGTCGATGCTGGGGGGGACGAAGAGGAGCCCGGTCTTGGTGCAGAGGATGGTGAAGGATGGAGAGAGGTTCTGACACATGCAGCGTTTGGGACACATCATGGCCTTCACAGCTGTGCTGATAACCAATAGGTAGACAACCAGCCTTTCCATCGTCAGGAAAGAGCAGACCTGGAGGGAGAGGAAGCCATGGGAAAGGGTTGGAATCACCAGGAGAAAAGAGGTTGACCCCGGCGTCCCCCAAGAAGGA from Heliangelus exortis unplaced genomic scaffold, bHelExo1.hap1 Scaffold_118, whole genome shotgun sequence harbors:
- the LOC139790660 gene encoding LOW QUALITY PROTEIN: leucine-rich repeat and fibronectin type III domain-containing protein 1-like protein (The sequence of the model RefSeq protein was modified relative to this genomic sequence to represent the inferred CDS: inserted 3 bases in 3 codons) — encoded protein: MERLVVYLLVISTAVKAMMCPKRCMCQNLSPSFTILCTKTGLLFVPPSIDRRTAELRLMDNFITTLRRKDFANMTNLIHLTLSRNTISQIMPYAFFDLKGLHALHLDSNRLTHINEDHFKGLINLRHLILSNNQLNYISPGALDDFIETIEDLDLSYNNLVNVPWETIAKLTNVNTVSLDHNLIEFVPEGIFSNLHKLARLDMTSNKLKKIPPDPLFSRIPVYAKSKGSPISSLVLSFGGNPLHCNCELVWLRRLTREDDLETCASPPELMGKYFWSIKEEEFVCEPPMITHRTPKLTATEGQSISLKCKAVGDPDPYVRWISPDGKLVSNTSRTVSFENGTLDILVTSLGDKGTFTCIASNAAGESTAPVELLVAPYPNLANSTNCEKEGEPGPSDILISAKSSFPNETKAQQEKGVVVAELTSSSALIQWPSQQHLPGIRMYQIQYNSSADDILVYRMIPAASKSFFLTDLVAGREYDLCVLAVYDDGVTSLTATRVIGCVQFATRXEYKQCRSLHAQFLGGTMIIIIGGIIVXSVLVFIFILLMKYKVYXQPPQKQSHEVSNVCSQTNGSQSGSMARSTSKLSERRESLHQECSGSSIKGKTVVDLDCEKVTPTNTTFLTTEAFVLMAVGREGTHPGGTA